A single Bifidobacterium scardovii JCM 12489 = DSM 13734 DNA region contains:
- a CDS encoding ParB/RepB/Spo0J family partition protein: MATKSRLGKGLGALFPDLPGEQSAKTTKPSVVAARPVTGNTPAGETQSKKTQQQPAADVVRDGSPASGAKAETAERQGHQNTHAGSGKAKGKRASMPALDDIAHPSDLFFGDLTENLSGNVSATSLDSAPRSGKAHGSVSHETKTEEKPKLKPVLGGYLDELNISDIGPNEHQPRTIFDEDELNELAASITEVGVLQPIVVRKRPVKSVGAAPTSGEASAHDAGKDASSNTPYELIMGERRWRASQLAGLSTIPAIVKTTADDDMLRDALLENLHRVALNPLEEAAAYQQMIDEFGLTQAELSKSVSKSRPQIANTLRLLNLPAVVQKKVAAGILSAGHARALLALTDESEMDKLAARIIAEGLSVRSTEEIVSMKIAQGEQPRNARANRNNPWANSPIQQNLENRFDTKVTIKGSQKHGRIEIVFSSPEDMDRILSLLMHSTTTAPAPEGEWK; this comes from the coding sequence ATGGCAACGAAGTCACGTCTTGGCAAAGGCCTTGGAGCGTTGTTCCCCGATCTGCCTGGGGAGCAGTCGGCGAAGACAACCAAGCCATCGGTCGTTGCCGCCCGACCCGTTACCGGCAATACGCCGGCGGGGGAGACCCAGTCCAAGAAGACCCAGCAGCAGCCCGCTGCCGATGTCGTGCGCGATGGATCCCCGGCCAGCGGAGCCAAGGCCGAGACGGCCGAGCGTCAGGGGCATCAGAATACGCATGCTGGGTCCGGCAAAGCCAAGGGCAAGCGTGCGTCCATGCCGGCCTTGGATGATATCGCGCATCCCAGCGACTTGTTCTTTGGCGATCTGACCGAGAATCTTTCGGGGAACGTCAGCGCTACGTCTTTGGATAGCGCACCGCGTTCCGGCAAAGCGCATGGCAGTGTTTCACATGAAACAAAGACCGAGGAAAAACCGAAGTTGAAGCCGGTATTGGGCGGATACCTCGATGAGCTCAATATTTCGGATATCGGCCCCAACGAGCATCAGCCTCGTACCATCTTCGACGAGGATGAGCTGAACGAGTTGGCGGCGTCCATCACCGAAGTCGGTGTGCTGCAGCCTATCGTGGTGCGCAAGCGTCCGGTGAAATCCGTTGGCGCCGCACCGACCAGTGGTGAAGCGTCCGCGCATGATGCCGGCAAGGATGCGAGCAGCAACACCCCGTATGAATTGATTATGGGTGAACGGCGTTGGCGTGCGTCGCAGTTGGCGGGATTGAGCACGATTCCCGCGATCGTGAAGACCACCGCCGACGATGACATGCTGCGTGATGCGTTGCTGGAAAACCTGCATCGTGTGGCGTTGAATCCGCTGGAAGAAGCCGCCGCATATCAGCAGATGATCGACGAGTTTGGTCTGACGCAGGCGGAGTTGTCCAAGTCGGTGTCCAAATCACGGCCGCAGATCGCCAACACTTTGCGTCTGCTGAATCTTCCTGCCGTGGTGCAGAAGAAGGTTGCTGCAGGTATTTTGTCGGCGGGGCACGCGCGTGCGCTGCTCGCTTTGACGGATGAGTCGGAGATGGACAAGCTGGCCGCGCGCATCATCGCCGAAGGACTGTCGGTGCGATCCACCGAAGAGATCGTGTCGATGAAGATCGCACAGGGGGAGCAGCCCAGAAATGCCCGCGCCAACAGGAACAATCCGTGGGCCAATTCGCCGATCCAGCAGAATCTGGAAAACCGCTTCGATACGAAAGTGACGATCAAGGGATCGCAAAAGCACGGTCGCATCGAAATCGTCTTTTCCTCCCCCGAGGACATGGATCGCATCCTGTCACTGCTCATGCACAGCACAACCACCGCTCCCGCTCCCGAAGGCGAATGGAAGTAA
- a CDS encoding ParA family protein, with translation MSGAESVEDTINRIFSGSDSSLGMEIAHESSRFAAIEAAVFPKPDRTRIIAVANQKGGVGKTTTTVNIAAALALGGARVMVIDMDPQGNASTALGIQHGSGIPSVYDVLEGRSSIDEIRQQCPDFTTLDVVPASIDLSGAELEVADAPNRNDLLHDAVHAFLSATDDHYEYIFIDCPPSLGLLVINAMCAAEEMLIPIQAEYYALEGLGQLLHTIGLVQEHFNSSLLVSTMLVTMFDKRTLLSREVFDEVKQHYPSIVLDTTIPRTVKISEAPSFGQSVIAYDRRGMGATAYREAALEIARRSKQVLEAIANKRGEH, from the coding sequence ATGTCTGGCGCTGAATCAGTGGAAGATACGATCAATCGTATTTTTTCGGGCTCTGATTCCTCATTGGGTATGGAAATCGCCCATGAATCGAGTCGATTCGCCGCGATTGAAGCGGCGGTGTTCCCCAAGCCGGATCGGACTCGTATCATCGCCGTAGCCAATCAGAAAGGTGGCGTCGGCAAGACCACCACCACGGTCAACATTGCGGCTGCGCTGGCGCTCGGGGGAGCGCGCGTGATGGTCATTGACATGGACCCTCAGGGCAACGCATCGACCGCATTGGGAATCCAGCATGGCAGCGGTATCCCGTCAGTGTATGACGTTCTGGAAGGCCGTTCCTCGATCGATGAGATCCGGCAGCAGTGCCCGGACTTCACCACTCTTGACGTGGTGCCCGCTTCGATTGATCTCAGCGGCGCCGAGCTGGAAGTTGCCGATGCCCCCAATCGCAATGATCTGTTGCATGACGCCGTGCACGCTTTTTTGTCGGCGACCGATGACCATTACGAGTACATCTTCATCGACTGCCCTCCCAGCCTTGGATTGCTGGTGATCAATGCCATGTGCGCGGCGGAGGAGATGCTTATCCCGATCCAGGCCGAGTATTACGCCTTGGAAGGATTGGGCCAGCTGCTGCACACCATAGGGTTGGTGCAGGAGCACTTTAATTCGTCGCTGCTGGTGTCGACCATGCTCGTCACCATGTTCGACAAACGCACCCTGCTCAGCCGGGAGGTCTTTGACGAGGTCAAGCAGCATTATCCCTCCATTGTGCTGGATACCACCATCCCACGTACGGTAAAGATCTCCGAGGCGCCAAGTTTTGGCCAGAGTGTGATCGCCTATGATCGGCGAGGCATGGGAGCCACTGCATATCGAGAAGCCGCTTTGGAAATAGCGCGGCGATCCAAGCAAGTACTGGAAGCAATCGCTAATAAACGAGGAGAACACTGA
- the rsmG gene encoding 16S rRNA (guanine(527)-N(7))-methyltransferase RsmG has protein sequence MVDVSHETSTTVDSLDGSPILRQVLGPALPALEMFHMKLMREGEPRGIIGPRDVGIIWERHILNSAAVVPFIREATHRERYKTVADIGSGGGFPGLVAAACLPDHQFTLIEPMERRVEWLNECVAEMGLTNVSVLRARAEEAIAQIRRRDSGMHSFAVVTCRAVAPMTKLTGLTLPLLKSQGRFVALKGRSAQAEIDKASKIIAKAGGLRPRVVEAPVGPDLEPTHVVLIDRR, from the coding sequence GTGGTCGATGTTTCACATGAAACATCGACCACAGTCGACTCGCTCGACGGGTCGCCGATTCTTCGCCAGGTGCTCGGGCCGGCTCTGCCTGCCTTGGAAATGTTTCACATGAAACTTATGCGTGAAGGCGAGCCGCGAGGCATCATCGGTCCGCGAGATGTGGGTATCATCTGGGAACGGCATATTCTCAACTCCGCTGCGGTGGTCCCTTTTATCCGGGAAGCGACCCACCGGGAACGGTACAAGACCGTTGCCGATATTGGCTCCGGTGGCGGCTTTCCCGGCCTTGTTGCCGCAGCCTGTCTTCCCGATCATCAGTTCACTCTGATCGAGCCTATGGAGAGGCGCGTGGAGTGGCTCAATGAATGCGTGGCGGAAATGGGATTGACCAATGTTTCCGTACTGCGTGCCCGCGCGGAAGAAGCCATTGCCCAAATTCGTCGTCGTGATTCCGGCATGCATTCTTTTGCTGTGGTGACGTGTCGAGCCGTGGCTCCGATGACCAAATTGACCGGATTGACGCTACCGTTGTTGAAGTCCCAAGGTCGATTCGTTGCATTGAAGGGACGGTCTGCGCAGGCGGAAATCGATAAAGCCAGCAAGATCATCGCTAAGGCTGGTGGCCTCAGACCTCGTGTGGTCGAGGCTCCCGTCGGTCCTGACTTGGAACCCACGCATGTTGTGCTTATCGACCGACGCTGA
- a CDS encoding Jag family protein, protein MAQDEDKTIDQLNEEADIAADYLEGLLDIADYEGDIEMGVRNGRPMVQIVADDDTDIKHLIGRNGEVVDALQQLTRLAVQQKTGERSHLIVDVDGFLKRKRQRLHDIALDAIDEVKESGEPVDLKPMNSFERKVIHDVVREEGMKSRSHGEEPHRYVTVYMKASSDEAADDVDEVEG, encoded by the coding sequence ATGGCGCAGGATGAAGATAAGACAATCGATCAGCTCAACGAGGAAGCTGATATCGCTGCCGACTATCTGGAAGGCTTGCTCGACATTGCCGATTACGAAGGCGATATCGAGATGGGTGTGCGCAACGGCCGGCCCATGGTTCAGATTGTTGCGGATGACGACACCGATATCAAGCATCTGATCGGGCGCAATGGGGAAGTGGTCGACGCGCTTCAGCAGCTCACCCGCTTGGCCGTGCAGCAGAAAACCGGCGAACGCTCGCATCTGATCGTCGATGTCGACGGGTTCCTGAAGCGCAAGCGTCAGCGGCTGCATGACATCGCGCTCGACGCCATCGACGAGGTCAAGGAGAGCGGCGAGCCGGTCGATCTCAAGCCGATGAATTCCTTCGAGCGCAAGGTCATCCACGATGTGGTGCGCGAGGAGGGTATGAAGTCTCGTTCCCACGGCGAAGAACCGCATCGCTATGTGACGGTATATATGAAGGCCAGCTCCGATGAGGCGGCCGACGATGTCGATGAAGTCGAGGGCTGA
- the yidC gene encoding membrane protein insertase YidC, producing the protein MNTDQFLLDSGFWGWLYKILTPVEWLMTQIMALFHKFLTMLGMSPIGFSWVLSIIFLVLVVHACILPIYVKQMKSMRKMQALQPKMQHIQNKYKGKTDQASKEAQQREMMKLYQDNDANPAGSCLPMLIQGPVFMCMFYTLSAIPYIAKGKRAALGAFDVATAQQFSKTTVFGVNVTDTFNNSGTQGKIVIGIFVVLMCGCMWLMQYNNMKKNVAPETMTGQNAMMQKAMLWIFPIMYVFSGGVMPFAVLVYWLTNNVCNLLRSMWQVYAFPTPGTPAAEAKRVRDHKRENERRAKAGQMSLEEEALAKAKEEAERKLNQGYQRVQPQRKNRKKK; encoded by the coding sequence ATGAACACCGATCAATTCCTACTGGACAGCGGCTTCTGGGGATGGCTGTATAAGATCCTCACGCCGGTCGAATGGCTGATGACCCAGATCATGGCGCTGTTCCACAAGTTCCTGACCATGCTCGGCATGTCGCCCATCGGCTTCTCGTGGGTTCTGTCGATCATCTTCCTGGTGCTTGTGGTGCATGCATGTATTCTGCCGATCTACGTCAAGCAGATGAAGTCGATGCGCAAGATGCAGGCATTGCAGCCCAAGATGCAGCACATCCAGAACAAGTACAAGGGCAAAACCGATCAGGCCAGCAAAGAAGCGCAGCAGCGCGAGATGATGAAGCTGTACCAGGACAACGACGCCAATCCTGCCGGCTCGTGCCTGCCGATGCTCATCCAGGGCCCTGTGTTCATGTGCATGTTCTACACGCTGTCCGCGATTCCCTATATCGCCAAGGGCAAGCGAGCCGCGCTCGGTGCGTTCGATGTGGCCACGGCACAGCAATTCTCCAAGACCACCGTGTTCGGCGTGAACGTGACCGACACCTTCAATAATTCCGGCACGCAGGGCAAGATCGTCATCGGCATCTTCGTCGTGCTCATGTGCGGCTGCATGTGGCTCATGCAGTACAACAACATGAAGAAGAACGTGGCCCCCGAGACCATGACCGGGCAGAACGCCATGATGCAGAAGGCCATGCTGTGGATCTTCCCGATCATGTACGTCTTCTCCGGCGGGGTCATGCCGTTCGCCGTGCTGGTGTACTGGCTCACCAACAATGTGTGCAACTTACTGCGTTCGATGTGGCAGGTCTATGCCTTCCCGACCCCGGGCACGCCGGCCGCCGAGGCCAAGAGAGTCCGTGATCACAAGCGCGAGAACGAGCGCCGCGCAAAGGCCGGCCAGATGTCCCTCGAAGAAGAGGCGTTGGCCAAGGCCAAGGAGGAAGCGGAACGCAAGCTGAATCAGGGCTATCAGCGTGTGCAGCCGCAGCGGAAGAACCGCAAAAAGAAATAA